Proteins encoded in a region of the Pseudodesulfovibrio sp. S3 genome:
- a CDS encoding ChaN family lipoprotein, whose amino-acid sequence MMKYNLRTAKMCGVIPLGLLCLLFLGACVKNAPETMPETAPEVVNHPPLTVTFLPQKGEFISKYGDQLTIEEITTMADGYDYILMGEGHRNPWDHKVQQIVLKALSESGNGVSLGLEMVAVDMQPVLDDFGQGQVELDDLAEELQWTSRWGYDFSQFRDHFAIALRYSVPVAGLNVPTKITRKISKDGIESLSDEEKAFLPNEIVPPSTGQRTFLDTVFGQHEGLDGDDPEQRERFYLVQSIWDSKMAEEAVRIRRKYDWPVLVVAGSAHVELGWGIAKRIQWFDPGARVLTVMPWRGGEFDPEEGDVFFYSPDSYQSRMGALLTGLSTGGILVESVKRGSRAAEAGLRPGDILVDASGVPLEHLFSLHMAGTKVHEADEELVFTVKRGDQAFLANVGKLGVPAAEKKPDTAPAAEGSR is encoded by the coding sequence ATGATGAAATACAATCTTCGAACCGCAAAGATGTGCGGCGTGATCCCGCTTGGTCTGCTGTGCCTGCTGTTTTTGGGGGCGTGTGTGAAAAATGCGCCAGAAACCATGCCCGAAACAGCGCCCGAGGTGGTGAACCACCCGCCGCTGACCGTGACTTTCCTCCCGCAGAAGGGCGAATTCATCTCCAAGTATGGTGATCAACTCACAATTGAAGAGATCACAACGATGGCAGATGGTTACGATTATATCCTTATGGGAGAAGGGCATCGGAATCCATGGGACCACAAGGTTCAGCAAATTGTTTTGAAGGCGCTTTCCGAGTCCGGGAACGGGGTCTCGCTGGGGTTGGAGATGGTGGCCGTGGACATGCAGCCGGTGCTCGATGATTTCGGCCAAGGCCAGGTCGAGCTGGACGATCTGGCGGAGGAGCTGCAATGGACTTCAAGGTGGGGATACGACTTTTCCCAGTTCCGCGACCATTTTGCCATTGCCCTGCGCTACAGTGTGCCTGTGGCCGGGTTGAACGTGCCGACAAAGATCACCCGGAAGATATCCAAGGATGGTATAGAGAGCCTTTCCGATGAGGAAAAAGCTTTTCTTCCCAATGAGATAGTCCCGCCTTCAACCGGGCAGCGGACCTTTCTGGATACGGTTTTCGGGCAGCATGAGGGACTGGATGGGGATGATCCCGAGCAGCGGGAGCGATTTTATCTGGTGCAGTCCATATGGGATTCCAAAATGGCCGAGGAGGCTGTGCGGATTCGCCGCAAGTATGACTGGCCGGTCCTGGTTGTTGCCGGGTCCGCCCATGTGGAGTTGGGTTGGGGCATTGCCAAGCGCATACAGTGGTTTGACCCGGGCGCGCGTGTCCTGACCGTCATGCCCTGGCGCGGAGGCGAATTCGATCCCGAGGAGGGCGACGTCTTTTTCTATTCCCCGGATTCGTACCAGTCCCGCATGGGCGCGCTCCTGACGGGCCTGTCCACTGGGGGCATCCTGGTGGAGTCCGTCAAGCGGGGATCGCGTGCGGCCGAGGCCGGGCTGCGCCCCGGCGATATCCTTGTGGATGCCTCGGGCGTGCCCCTCGAACACCTTTTCAGCCTGCACATGGCCGGGACCAAGGTGCATGAAGCGGATGAAGAATTGGTTTTCACGGTCAAACGGGGCGATCAGGCCTTTTTGGCCAACGTGGGCAAACTCGGAGTGCCCGCAGCCGAGAAAAAACCGGACACTGCCCCGGCAGCGGAGGGGAGTAGATGA
- a CDS encoding AAA family ATPase, which translates to MIEKIIIDNFMAHEHTEMELGPGVTILTGSNNTGKSAVVEALRCVATNPARNPNPALYIRHGAKEARVEVVLDDGTRVAWVRTKRWAMYELWTPGAEEPEEYHKLQGRVPEDISKALRLDLVELENGKDPVDIHIGNQREPIFLLNKSDSAMAAFFAASTESAHLLAMQNLLKRRTQDAKREERDLEIRVQRIFAEVDELSPLPDIELQMETVQELEQAAITLESAVPALESVLAERGNLTVSVQRASAAARVLAKTGAPPKLNQVSSLNGAIHSMSFAERQLAAARKTRAVLAPLAGLPETEDTGSLLRLVESVSAKGRVLRKAADQKTVLDGLVDVPAREESKELADFLDEFIAMYYRHTRLARWDELLRNVAEPPLPEPVGALGATVAELAALEAGLGERQQMLDGLEKDLREIVDAMDRRIKEFGCCPTCGGDLTTATFLDHGCRHDA; encoded by the coding sequence ATGATTGAAAAAATCATAATCGATAATTTTATGGCTCACGAACACACCGAGATGGAACTCGGGCCGGGCGTGACCATCCTGACAGGCAGCAACAACACCGGGAAATCCGCTGTGGTGGAGGCGTTGCGCTGCGTGGCCACCAACCCTGCCCGCAATCCCAACCCCGCCTTGTACATCCGTCACGGTGCCAAGGAGGCGCGGGTGGAGGTCGTGCTGGACGACGGCACCAGAGTGGCCTGGGTCCGTACCAAGCGGTGGGCCATGTATGAGCTGTGGACGCCGGGTGCCGAGGAACCGGAGGAGTACCACAAGCTCCAGGGCAGGGTGCCCGAAGATATATCCAAGGCCCTCAGGCTCGATCTGGTGGAACTGGAGAACGGCAAGGATCCCGTGGACATCCATATCGGCAATCAGCGTGAACCTATTTTTTTGCTCAACAAGTCCGATTCGGCCATGGCCGCCTTTTTCGCTGCGTCCACGGAAAGCGCCCATCTGCTGGCCATGCAGAACCTGCTCAAGCGCCGGACCCAGGACGCCAAGCGGGAGGAGCGCGATCTGGAGATTCGGGTTCAGCGGATTTTCGCTGAAGTCGACGAACTCTCGCCCCTGCCGGACATCGAGTTGCAGATGGAAACGGTCCAGGAGCTGGAACAGGCGGCCATCACCCTTGAAAGTGCGGTTCCGGCTCTTGAATCAGTATTGGCCGAGCGTGGAAATTTGACCGTAAGCGTGCAGAGAGCTTCGGCTGCCGCAAGGGTTCTTGCAAAGACCGGCGCGCCGCCGAAACTCAATCAAGTCAGTTCGTTGAATGGTGCAATTCACTCCATGTCCTTTGCGGAACGGCAGCTTGCAGCGGCCCGGAAAACCAGGGCCGTTCTGGCTCCCCTGGCAGGTCTGCCCGAGACCGAGGACACCGGTTCCCTGCTCCGGCTTGTTGAATCCGTCTCTGCCAAGGGACGGGTTTTGCGGAAGGCTGCGGATCAGAAGACCGTCCTGGATGGTCTGGTTGATGTTCCCGCCAGGGAAGAATCAAAGGAACTCGCTGATTTTTTGGATGAATTCATAGCCATGTACTACCGCCACACCCGTCTGGCCCGATGGGACGAGCTTTTGCGGAATGTTGCGGAACCACCGTTGCCGGAACCGGTCGGCGCATTGGGCGCAACCGTTGCCGAACTGGCTGCTCTCGAAGCCGGGTTGGGTGAGCGACAGCAGATGCTGGATGGATTGGAGAAAGACTTGCGGGAAATTGTGGATGCCATGGATAGGCGCATCAAGGAGTTCGGCTGCTGCCCCACCTGCGGCGGCGATCTGACAACCGCAACCTTCCTTGATCACGGGTGCCGACATGATGCTTGA
- a CDS encoding metalloregulator ArsR/SmtB family transcription factor — MKTVVDTKRMAAVMKALSNPNRLELFLEIANGSGERSYEAGCECDCFVSEIVKRMKIGAPTVSHHLKELSNAGLIETERQGKFLVARVNTQVVGEVQDLLENLGCRL, encoded by the coding sequence ATGAAGACAGTGGTAGACACAAAGCGGATGGCCGCCGTGATGAAGGCTTTGTCCAATCCCAACAGGCTGGAACTTTTTCTGGAAATAGCCAACGGGAGCGGGGAACGCAGTTATGAGGCCGGGTGCGAGTGCGATTGTTTTGTCAGCGAAATAGTCAAGCGCATGAAGATCGGCGCGCCTACGGTGTCGCACCACCTCAAGGAGCTCAGCAATGCCGGGCTTATCGAAACGGAGCGTCAGGGAAAGTTCCTGGTGGCCCGTGTGAATACACAGGTGGTGGGCGAGGTCCAGGACCTGCTTGAGAATCTCGGTTGCAGACTGTAG
- a CDS encoding DUF6125 family protein, whose product MADTHEEQAVVLAEIIRQLAAHYGLWLAETVHQLGLDAALDAEAVAGDRLVGILTGKLERTLGHEPGGLLADVDLEVLEQTAQALRTAWLAADGVWFQAVERQAGMDAAKRVNDTCWARFAPLEARRIKARLGLPDLGGIPALKAGLAARMYGHLNEWEFAEETIDSIVFRMTDCRVQTARKRRGLDDYPCKSGGTTEYTGFAREIDSRLRCECVACPPDPHPETFACAWRFSLADVE is encoded by the coding sequence ATGGCAGACACACATGAGGAGCAAGCCGTTGTTTTGGCCGAGATCATCCGTCAACTGGCGGCGCATTATGGCCTGTGGCTGGCTGAAACCGTGCACCAGCTCGGTCTGGATGCGGCCCTGGATGCCGAGGCCGTGGCAGGGGACAGGCTTGTGGGTATCCTGACCGGCAAGCTGGAACGGACGCTCGGGCATGAGCCGGGGGGGCTCCTTGCCGATGTGGACCTCGAGGTTCTGGAGCAGACGGCCCAGGCGTTGCGCACGGCCTGGCTGGCTGCGGACGGAGTCTGGTTCCAGGCCGTTGAGCGGCAGGCGGGCATGGATGCGGCCAAGCGGGTGAACGACACCTGCTGGGCCCGGTTCGCGCCCCTTGAGGCCCGGCGGATCAAGGCCCGGCTGGGGCTTCCGGACTTGGGGGGCATCCCGGCCCTGAAGGCCGGGCTGGCCGCGCGCATGTACGGCCACCTCAATGAGTGGGAGTTTGCAGAAGAGACTATTGATAGTATTGTTTTTCGTATGACGGATTGTCGTGTGCAGACGGCGCGCAAACGACGCGGCCTTGACGATTACCCATGCAAATCCGGCGGCACCACGGAATATACCGGTTTTGCCCGTGAGATTGACAGCCGTTTGCGTTGCGAGTGTGTTGCCTGTCCGCCCGACCCGCATCCTGAAACTTTTGCCTGTGCCTGGCGTTTTTCCCTGGCGGATGTCGAATAG
- a CDS encoding methyltransferase, with product MNSIDTQAILERREFFPRGLVQPENGFRFSQDSLLLACFAHAGRGQQGVDLGCGCGVVALGMVLRQPDLSITGLEINPETVIVAEENTVNLHLTDKFTVQQGDVAGWRPERVVDFVVSNPPYRELGRGRSSRDQDRKTARFEDAATFSQFARCAALALKTRGRFAFVHLSERLPELLVQVTEAGLTPKRMRLVHGRADENAKIVLVETMKAGGAGLKVEPPLILHEGRGKETRLTAQAVEFCPFLK from the coding sequence ATGAACTCCATTGATACCCAGGCAATCCTTGAGCGGCGTGAGTTTTTTCCGCGCGGTCTGGTCCAGCCCGAAAACGGCTTCCGTTTCTCTCAGGATTCGCTGCTTCTGGCCTGTTTCGCCCATGCCGGTCGGGGTCAGCAGGGCGTGGACCTGGGCTGCGGTTGCGGGGTGGTTGCCTTGGGAATGGTGCTTCGTCAGCCTGATTTGTCAATAACTGGATTGGAGATTAATCCAGAAACTGTAATAGTTGCCGAAGAGAATACGGTTAATTTGCATCTTACCGATAAGTTTACGGTGCAGCAGGGTGATGTGGCGGGTTGGCGGCCGGAACGGGTGGTGGATTTTGTGGTGTCCAACCCTCCATACCGTGAGCTTGGCAGGGGGCGGTCGAGCCGGGATCAGGACCGCAAGACCGCGCGCTTCGAGGACGCGGCCACCTTTTCCCAGTTTGCCCGGTGCGCGGCCCTGGCCCTCAAGACCCGAGGCAGGTTTGCCTTCGTGCATCTGTCCGAGCGGTTGCCCGAATTGTTGGTCCAGGTGACGGAAGCCGGGTTGACGCCCAAGCGCATGCGCCTGGTCCATGGCCGGGCGGATGAAAACGCCAAGATTGTGCTGGTGGAAACAATGAAGGCCGGGGGCGCTGGCCTCAAGGTGGAGCCGCCGCTGATACTGCATGAAGGCCGGGGGAAAGAGACCCGGTTGACCGCACAGGCCGTGGAATTCTGTCCGTTTCTGAAGTGA
- a CDS encoding C-GCAxxG-C-C family (seleno)protein, with protein sequence MASEYVNNRIHELFGDGGLLCAESVVKVIAEAGGRESDDLTRAATGFCSGVSRTCGQCGVVSGAVMGIGLYAGRAEPGGDHESCYAMVQEFLARFSEQYGSSNCFELIGCDFTTVEGKERYKANDLKRECRSMAVHAAESALSILREHGYLPAEDAFIRSRLAPCGLMCGKCVAFSDGPVRHLGSELRRELGPNFSGYARRFEGMNPVFKKYPVFAELLDFLASGSCAGCREQGCLFQACKVAPCVKEHGVTYCFQCQEFPCDQHGMPERLAGIWRGNNEKMQTSGVDEWFRKLKDKPRYP encoded by the coding sequence ATGGCGAGCGAGTATGTGAACAACAGGATACACGAGTTGTTTGGCGATGGCGGGTTGCTGTGCGCAGAATCCGTGGTCAAGGTGATCGCCGAAGCAGGAGGCAGGGAGTCGGACGACCTTACTCGTGCGGCCACCGGATTTTGCAGCGGTGTCTCGCGTACCTGCGGCCAGTGCGGCGTGGTAAGTGGTGCCGTCATGGGCATCGGGTTGTATGCGGGCCGGGCCGAACCGGGCGGGGATCACGAATCCTGCTATGCCATGGTCCAGGAATTCCTGGCGCGGTTCAGCGAGCAATACGGTTCCAGCAACTGTTTTGAGCTGATCGGATGCGACTTCACCACGGTGGAGGGCAAGGAGCGCTATAAAGCCAATGATCTCAAGCGGGAATGTCGCAGCATGGCCGTTCACGCCGCTGAATCCGCCCTTTCCATTCTCCGGGAACACGGCTACCTTCCTGCAGAGGATGCTTTCATCCGGTCACGGCTGGCGCCATGTGGGCTCATGTGCGGCAAATGTGTCGCCTTTTCGGACGGTCCGGTCCGGCACTTGGGTTCGGAATTGCGGCGTGAACTGGGACCGAACTTCAGCGGGTACGCCCGGCGATTCGAGGGGATGAACCCGGTTTTCAAGAAGTATCCCGTCTTTGCCGAACTGCTCGACTTTTTGGCCTCGGGGTCGTGCGCCGGATGTCGGGAGCAGGGATGTCTGTTCCAGGCCTGCAAGGTCGCCCCTTGCGTCAAAGAGCACGGGGTGACGTATTGCTTTCAGTGCCAGGAGTTCCCCTGCGACCAGCATGGCATGCCGGAGAGGCTGGCCGGAATCTGGCGTGGGAACAACGAGAAAATGCAAACGTCCGGCGTGGACGAATGGTTTCGGAAACTCAAAGATAAGCCAAGATATCCATAA
- a CDS encoding acyloxyacyl hydrolase: MKKSVVTCALALIVTLMFSPVLAGEKIVSEVRGGLYAHDISFWSFHREDGIDVNGEVLFVSPSFLECLWSPRPHLGATVNTSGNTSHAYAGLTWEYPLFSSGFFVDGNLGLSVNDGRRDTDDPDRKSLGSPVLFRLGAALGYNVTEKVNVSIQFEHMSNAYLANENEGMDNVGLRLGYRF, encoded by the coding sequence ATGAAAAAAAGCGTTGTCACATGCGCCCTGGCGTTGATCGTAACCCTCATGTTTTCTCCGGTTCTTGCCGGGGAAAAGATCGTTTCGGAGGTCCGTGGCGGTCTCTATGCCCACGACATAAGCTTTTGGAGCTTTCATCGTGAGGATGGCATTGACGTCAATGGCGAAGTCCTGTTCGTGTCTCCGTCCTTTCTGGAATGCCTCTGGTCGCCGCGTCCCCACCTGGGGGCTACCGTCAATACCTCGGGCAACACCTCCCACGCCTATGCCGGATTGACCTGGGAATACCCCCTGTTTTCGAGCGGCTTCTTTGTGGACGGCAACCTCGGCCTGTCCGTGAACGACGGCCGGCGTGACACCGACGACCCGGATCGCAAATCCCTGGGCTCGCCCGTCCTCTTCCGCCTGGGCGCGGCCCTGGGGTATAATGTGACGGAAAAAGTCAACGTATCCATCCAGTTCGAGCACATGTCAAACGCCTATCTCGCCAACGAGAACGAAGGCATGGACAATGTCGGCCTCCGCCTGGGCTACCGGTTTTAG
- the mutM gene encoding bifunctional DNA-formamidopyrimidine glycosylase/DNA-(apurinic or apyrimidinic site) lyase, with translation MPELPEVEVIARGLDRTLHGRSVITAEVPGLTRLSECAETLVPKTLGRTFARVYRRAKVLLIEMDDGSTMAFHLKMTGRVVHGPRRPVHKHDRILFMLDDGTQLTFSDMRKFGYVCSFTPQELEDWDFLAKVGPEPLETSPEDLAGRIKGRNTAVKGLLLNQSVVAGVGNIYADESLFRAGIHPQTKGSRIGKDRAVRLFTELQAVLQQAINENGSSISDYVNAHGDAGAFQNSFNVYGRKGQKCKECGSTLQAVKVAGRTSTFCPECQSKR, from the coding sequence ATGCCGGAATTGCCTGAAGTGGAAGTCATCGCCCGCGGTCTTGACCGGACCTTGCACGGGCGATCCGTCATAACAGCCGAAGTCCCGGGACTGACGCGGCTCAGTGAATGCGCTGAAACCCTGGTGCCGAAGACATTGGGGCGCACTTTCGCGCGCGTGTACCGCCGGGCCAAGGTGTTGCTCATTGAAATGGATGACGGCTCGACCATGGCCTTTCATCTGAAAATGACCGGACGGGTGGTCCATGGCCCGCGTCGGCCTGTGCATAAGCACGATCGCATCCTGTTTATGCTCGACGACGGAACGCAGCTCACGTTTTCCGACATGCGCAAATTCGGCTATGTCTGTTCCTTCACGCCGCAGGAACTGGAGGACTGGGATTTCCTGGCCAAGGTCGGGCCGGAACCGCTGGAAACATCGCCCGAGGATCTGGCCGGGCGGATCAAGGGACGCAACACCGCGGTCAAGGGGCTGCTGCTCAACCAGTCCGTGGTGGCCGGGGTGGGCAACATCTATGCGGATGAATCCCTGTTTCGGGCGGGCATACACCCGCAGACCAAGGGAAGCCGCATCGGCAAGGACCGGGCCGTGAGGCTGTTCACCGAATTGCAGGCGGTGTTGCAGCAGGCCATCAATGAAAATGGCAGTTCCATTTCCGACTATGTGAACGCCCATGGGGATGCCGGGGCTTTTCAGAACAGTTTCAATGTGTACGGCAGGAAAGGGCAGAAATGTAAAGAATGCGGAAGCACGTTGCAGGCCGTGAAAGTGGCGGGCAGAACCTCCACCTTTTGTCCGGAATGCCAGTCCAAGCGCTGA
- the murJ gene encoding murein biosynthesis integral membrane protein MurJ gives MGIKVSKHGRSIVKNAAVVAGATLVSRILGFVRDIIVAFALGAGLFADAFFVAFRIPNLLRRLFGEGSLTMAFIPIYSRIMEDEGEEAAQAMARSAMIWLVAVLVGITVLVELLARPLTMAIAPGFLDNAEQFRVTVDLVRICFPYVIFICGVALCMGILNSRNHFLAPALAPVALNAALIGAALFGYFTGFNVAYSMAYGVLIGGVAQWFLQQPFLTKVGFSWRGSWSWHNKGVARMGLLMLPTVFGAAVYQINILLGTLLASFLPVGSVSYLYYADRLVQFPLGVFGIAVSTAALPSLSRLAAKGEMEEFDGTMSSAMGLTLFIALPAAAGLVGLAEPIIGLLFERGAFTSEAVAATASALVAYAVGLPFIALSRPLVAGFYALEDTRTPVKIAVACLAANIGIGVLLMQFMAHVGLALAVSLSSLLNFTLLYLLLARKRGSRILPVVAALKIGALATLVGWGAYASAGWHPWWLLLIPVWIVVYVLLAFLLRLDEARLFVELIRSRVRRKLRGA, from the coding sequence ATGGGAATAAAAGTGAGTAAGCACGGTAGAAGCATAGTGAAAAATGCCGCTGTGGTGGCTGGCGCGACCCTGGTTTCACGTATCTTGGGGTTTGTTAGAGACATCATCGTGGCCTTTGCCTTGGGGGCCGGGTTGTTTGCCGACGCCTTTTTCGTGGCCTTCCGCATTCCGAACCTGTTGCGCAGGCTCTTTGGTGAAGGCTCGCTGACCATGGCGTTTATACCTATTTATTCGCGGATTATGGAGGACGAGGGCGAAGAGGCTGCCCAGGCCATGGCCCGTTCGGCCATGATCTGGCTCGTGGCGGTACTCGTCGGCATCACCGTGCTGGTGGAGTTGCTGGCCCGGCCTCTGACCATGGCCATTGCCCCCGGTTTTCTGGACAATGCCGAACAGTTCAGGGTGACCGTTGACCTGGTCCGCATCTGTTTCCCGTATGTCATATTCATTTGCGGAGTGGCCCTGTGCATGGGCATCCTGAACTCCCGCAACCATTTTCTTGCTCCGGCTCTTGCCCCGGTGGCCTTGAATGCGGCTTTGATCGGGGCCGCGCTGTTCGGTTATTTCACCGGTTTTAATGTGGCTTATTCCATGGCCTACGGTGTGCTGATCGGTGGCGTGGCCCAGTGGTTCCTGCAACAGCCCTTCCTGACAAAGGTGGGTTTCTCCTGGCGCGGTTCGTGGTCCTGGCACAACAAGGGTGTGGCCCGCATGGGACTGCTCATGCTGCCCACGGTGTTCGGGGCCGCGGTCTATCAGATCAACATCCTGCTCGGCACCCTGCTGGCTTCGTTTCTGCCGGTCGGGTCCGTGTCCTATCTCTATTATGCGGACCGGCTGGTGCAATTCCCGCTCGGGGTGTTCGGGATCGCGGTCAGCACTGCGGCCCTGCCGTCCCTGTCCAGGCTGGCGGCCAAGGGCGAGATGGAGGAGTTCGACGGGACCATGTCCTCGGCCATGGGGCTGACGCTGTTCATTGCACTGCCTGCCGCAGCAGGGCTTGTCGGGCTGGCAGAACCGATCATCGGCCTGCTTTTCGAGCGGGGCGCGTTCACGAGTGAAGCCGTGGCGGCCACGGCCTCGGCCCTGGTGGCCTATGCCGTGGGCCTTCCCTTCATAGCCCTCTCCCGTCCCCTGGTGGCGGGCTTCTATGCCCTGGAGGACACGCGCACCCCGGTCAAGATTGCCGTGGCCTGTCTGGCCGCCAACATCGGTATAGGCGTTCTGCTTATGCAGTTCATGGCCCACGTGGGCCTGGCCCTGGCCGTCAGTCTCTCATCGTTGCTCAATTTTACGCTGTTGTATCTGCTTCTGGCCCGCAAGCGAGGCTCCCGAATACTGCCTGTGGTTGCCGCCCTCAAGATAGGGGCGCTCGCAACGCTCGTCGGCTGGGGAGCTTATGCAAGTGCCGGGTGGCACCCCTGGTGGCTGTTGCTCATCCCTGTGTGGATCGTCGTGTATGTCCTTCTGGCCTTCCTGCTCAGGCTGGATGAGGCCCGCCTGTTCGTGGAACTGATTCGGTCCAGGGTGCGGCGTAAGCTCAGGGGCGCGTGA
- a CDS encoding AMP-binding protein: MTRKDRTEGIYSRREVLDESERRQYCQLQLKELLSYAYRYSEDVKKRFDRSQFNVDKFRVLNDLKHIPIIKKKELIFLQSMGPRLGGLLTKDLGELQRVFLSPGPIFDPEDRSEDYWGWTEGFYAAGFRSGDLAQITFNYHLAPAGLMFEEPLRNLSCAVVPAGPGNTNSQIEIMQKLRVTGYVGTPSYLMHLAQKAEEAGLSLRRDLFLEVAFVTGEKFSEKLRSTLEKKFDCIMRQGYGTADVGCIGYECFHKNGLHLSNRAFVEICHPDTGIPLKDGEVGEIVVTAFNRTYPLIRLATGDLGYLDRSPCACGRTSPRLGGIVGRVDTTARIKGMFVYPHQVEQVMARFEEVKRWQIEVTNPGGIDEMILSIEAGQFNQEDELLHLFREKIKLRPILKVLAPGTLPPQIRPIEDKRTWD, translated from the coding sequence ATGACCAGAAAAGACCGCACCGAGGGGATTTATTCCCGCCGCGAAGTGCTCGATGAATCCGAGCGCCGCCAGTATTGCCAGCTACAGCTCAAGGAGTTGCTCTCCTATGCCTACCGTTATTCCGAGGACGTCAAGAAGCGGTTCGACCGTTCGCAGTTCAACGTGGACAAGTTCCGCGTACTGAACGACCTCAAGCATATTCCCATCATCAAGAAAAAGGAACTCATTTTCCTCCAGTCCATGGGCCCCCGCCTCGGCGGATTGCTGACCAAGGATCTGGGTGAACTCCAGCGCGTGTTCCTGTCTCCCGGCCCCATCTTCGACCCCGAAGACCGTTCCGAGGACTACTGGGGCTGGACTGAAGGCTTTTATGCCGCCGGCTTCCGTTCCGGCGATCTGGCGCAGATCACTTTCAACTATCATCTGGCACCCGCCGGGCTGATGTTCGAAGAACCCCTGCGCAACCTCTCCTGTGCCGTGGTGCCCGCCGGTCCCGGCAACACCAACTCCCAGATCGAGATCATGCAGAAACTGCGCGTCACCGGCTATGTCGGCACGCCGAGCTATCTCATGCATCTGGCCCAGAAGGCCGAGGAGGCAGGCCTGTCCCTGCGCCGTGACCTCTTTCTGGAAGTGGCGTTCGTCACCGGCGAGAAGTTCTCCGAGAAGCTGCGCTCCACACTGGAAAAGAAATTCGACTGCATCATGCGCCAGGGTTACGGCACGGCGGACGTGGGTTGTATCGGTTACGAATGTTTCCACAAAAATGGTCTGCATTTGTCCAACCGCGCCTTTGTGGAGATCTGCCATCCCGACACCGGCATTCCGCTCAAGGACGGCGAGGTCGGCGAAATCGTGGTCACCGCATTCAACCGCACCTATCCGCTCATCCGTCTGGCTACCGGCGATCTCGGGTATCTGGACCGCTCGCCCTGCGCCTGCGGCCGTACCAGCCCTCGCCTGGGCGGCATTGTCGGTCGCGTGGACACCACTGCCCGCATCAAGGGCATGTTCGTGTACCCGCATCAGGTCGAGCAGGTCATGGCCCGTTTTGAAGAGGTCAAGCGCTGGCAGATCGAAGTCACCAACCCCGGTGGCATCGACGAGATGATTCTGTCCATCGAGGCCGGTCAGTTCAACCAGGAAGACGAGCTGCTCCATCTGTTCCGCGAAAAGATCAAATTGCGTCCCATCCTCAAGGTGCTTGCCCCCGGAACCCTGCCTCCGCAGATCCGGCCCATCGAAGATAAGCGCACCTGGGACTAA
- a CDS encoding SDR family oxidoreductase yields the protein MQNRRVALVTGASNGIGAAFARLLAGKGFDLMLTARSERRLAELAGALGRDSGVEVRWVAADLADIDAPGRIQQACSDAGMEVDLLVNNAGFGAYGRFIEIDAEESEAMIRVLVASVTQLAYLFLPGMLERGRGGVINVGSTGSLLPCPNLAVYCAAKAYVLSFSEALSVELRGSGVQATALLPGNTSTGFSSRAGTGQTRVARYMPMTAEDVARIGYRAYVRKRSVVVAGCFNALQMRLVSMLPRCVVHAVTRFYMNA from the coding sequence ATGCAGAACAGACGAGTTGCGCTGGTCACTGGCGCATCCAACGGCATAGGTGCGGCGTTTGCCCGGCTGCTCGCCGGGAAGGGCTTTGACCTGATGCTGACGGCGCGCAGCGAAAGGCGGCTTGCCGAACTGGCAGGGGCTCTGGGGCGGGACAGTGGGGTGGAGGTCCGTTGGGTGGCCGCTGATCTGGCGGACATTGATGCCCCCGGGCGGATTCAGCAGGCCTGCTCCGATGCAGGCATGGAGGTGGACCTTCTGGTCAACAACGCAGGGTTCGGTGCATACGGTCGTTTCATCGAAATCGATGCCGAAGAGAGCGAGGCCATGATTCGGGTTCTTGTCGCGTCGGTGACGCAGCTTGCCTACCTTTTCCTGCCCGGCATGTTGGAACGCGGTCGGGGGGGCGTCATCAACGTGGGCTCCACAGGTTCGTTGCTCCCTTGCCCCAATCTGGCGGTCTATTGTGCGGCCAAGGCTTACGTGCTCAGTTTTTCCGAGGCGTTGTCCGTGGAATTGCGCGGATCCGGGGTGCAGGCAACGGCCCTTCTGCCCGGAAACACCAGCACCGGCTTTTCCTCAAGGGCCGGCACAGGACAAACGCGCGTGGCCCGATACATGCCGATGACAGCCGAAGACGTGGCCCGGATCGGGTACAGGGCGTATGTCCGCAAACGTTCCGTGGTCGTTGCGGGGTGCTTCAACGCCTTGCAGATGCGCCTGGTTTCCATGCTGCCCCGTTGCGTTGTTCATGCTGTGACCCGTTTTTACATGAACGCCTAG